Part of the Liberibacter crescens BT-1 genome is shown below.
GCCTGATACCAGACGTTTATAAGAGTTCGTTGAAGGATTGGCAAATGCATTAAGAGCTTTAGCGTGTTTGATGATACCTCCTATAAAATAAAGGCAAGTTTCAGAAAGACCACATTCTTGGTTTCCAACAAAAACAGGTTGATCTTTTTTCCAGATTGACATGTTTATATGCATACCTGAGCCATTGGTAGATGATATAGGTTTTGGCATGAAGGTTGCTGTTTTACAATAACAATTGGACACTTGATGGACTATATATTTGTATATCTGTACATGATCACCAGTACATAAAAGTGTATCGAATTTTAATCCAAGTTCATGTTGTGCAGGACTGACTTCATGATGATGTTTTTCTACACACAGTCCCATTTTTTTCATGGACGTTAGCATTTCAGAGCGCATGTCGTGTAAGCTGTCTTGAGGGAAAAGGGGTACATAACCGCCTTTAAGAGTCGGTCGATGACCTGAATTTTCTCTAGAGCTGTCATCGTCAATATCAATCGGTAATTCTGAAGAATTTATCTTAAATACAGAACTATAAGGAGTAACGTTGTATTTTATGGTATCAAATACAAAGAATTCAACTTCTGGTCCAACAAAAAAAACGTCTCCTATACCTGTATTTTTTAGATAATCTTCAGCTTTTTTTGCTATATAACGAGGATCACGATTATAAGGAGTATTAGAGGATGGATCGTACACATCACAAATAATGCCCATAGTTGATTGAGCAAAGAAAGGATCAAGATGTTTTGTTTTGATATCAGGCTTTAACAACATGTCAGACTGATTAATATCTTTCCATCCTAAAATTGATGAAGCATCAAAAACAATTCCGTTGCATAAAAGTTCTTCATCTATAATAGAAGTATCTAGAGTGATATGATGAAACTTGCCTTTCATATCTGTAAAACGTAGGTCTAAGAATTTTACGTCATTTTCTTTTATCTGATTTATAAGATCAGAAGCACTATAAGTCATGGTAATCCTCTTTTCATGTTGACTTGATAATGTAATACTGAATTTTAGATTTTTTTGTATAGGTAGTGTCTACGATATTTCCTCTATTTTTTGCTGTACTTTCAATTTGTCTTGAAAAATCTCTATCGTCAATACATTTGTATATTTAACTTGATTAAGGCCTGCAATGAGTGTTGAAAAATATTGTTATTAAAGATAATTTTTTGTAAATTTTATTTTTAGGAAACTAAACAGAATTGATTGTTTTAAAATGATTTTAATTTCATCTTTTTGAGGACTAACCTTTGAAAAATCGTTGAAATTTGTTTCTTTTCTTGTTTGAATATTTTTCACGCCAAAATATCAATCTCTTTGTTTAATGATTATTTCATTTGGTACGACTAAAATAGCTTTGACTTTTTGACTAGAGAAAACTATATAAGATCGTAAGAAGATGCTACATTATATTGAGTAGTGAATGTGGATTTCAGTGCATAATCTCAGAAGTGTTTTTTTTTTGAGATACGATCTTCAATTTTTTTATTTTGGTATTTGTAAATTAATTTTTTAAAAATTTTAGGGATGAAAAAGTTTAAAATGATAAGTTATTATAGATTATCTAGATTTGTTTTATTGATGATTATTATTTTTATTTTTTTGCATAGCTGTTTTTTGGTGGCATCACATCAATCACAAAAGAGAACCTTTATAAGGTATTGTTATTGAAGAACATTATACACTTTGAAAGTAAGGCGTAATATTTGAATTTCAGAGTGTATACTTCCAATGATTGTTCTTTATAAAAAGCTTGCAATTTTTTATTGAGTATTTTGAATACTTGTATATAATTATAGTCTCTTTGCTGCTTTTTGTTGAGGGGGAGCACTCTATTGGGTTCACTTTCAGAGATTTTTCTTACTCCATCAGAAATGTTGAAAGCAGAGCAGTTAGCAGCTCGTGTCTGTGATATTGATAGTTGGACTTTAATGCAGAAAGCTGGGCAAGCTGTTGCTGAATCAGCTTTACGTCTTTTCCCTGAAGCTTGTCGATACGTTATTTTTTGTGGTCCAGGTGGTAATGGTGGAGATGGTTATATCACTGCTAAGATACTATTTGAACATGGTATGCCTGTGGTTGTTTACAGATTGGGGCATGATAAACTATCTGATGATTGTAAACATGCACGCTCCATATGTCCTGTGACACCGTTACCATTGGATCAATGGTATCCTGTTCCTGGAGATGTTGTAATCGATGCTTTGTTCGGCGGTGGATTATCTCGTGATATGCCTACTGAGGCTGTTAATGTTGTAAGATTGACTTTAAGTTATAAAATTCCTGTAATTTCTGTTGATTTTCCTTCAGGAGTTTGTGGAGAAACAGGAAAAATAAGAGGATTTTCCTTTCGTGCTTCTTACAGTATAACGTTTATGACGCGTAAATCAGGGCATGTTTTATTGCCTGGTCGAGATCTGTGTGGTGTCATTGAAATTGTCAATATAGGTATTCCACATAGATTTTTGTTGTCAGCTTGGCAGGGAATACGTGAAAACACGCCTTCTTTATGGAAAGATGTTATGCCAAAGTTGCGGCCTGATATACATAAATATCAGCGTGGTTATTTGGGAGTTTTTTCTGGGAAAGAATCATCTTCGGGTGCGGGGCGTCTTGCTGCACAAGCTGGGTTAAAATCTGGGGCAGGTGTTGTCACGTTAGCCGTTCCATCATCTGCACTCAATATTAATGCGTCGTCTCTTACTGCTGTAATGTTACGTGTGATTGATACAGAAGATAATTTGAATGTTTGGTTAAGCGATCAAAGACGATTATCGGCTTTTGTTTTAGGTCCAGGATTTGGTGATCTAGAAAAAGCGCGGCGTTTTGTAGCATTATTATCCTTATATCCTTTAGTTTTAGACGCTGATGGGATTACTGCTTTTCAGAATTGTCCAGAATTATTGTTCTCTTATTTTAATAAACAAACAACAAGATTAGTAATGACACCACATGAAGGAGAATTTTCTAGAATTTTTCCTGATATTGCGGCTTCTTCCCAAGGTAAAATTGATAAAGCTAAAGCTGCTGCTATACGTTCTGGTGCTGTTATTGTTTATAAAGGAGGAGATACAGTAATTGCTGGACCTGATGGGCGTGTTCTAATTAATACCAATGCATCTTCTAATTTAGCAACTGCTGGTTCAGGAGATATTTTGTCTGGTATTATTGGAGCGCATCTTGCAACAGGAGTTCCTGCATTTGAAGCTGCTGCTGCTGCTGTATGGAGACATGGTGAAGCAGCATATTTTGCAGGAAAAACTATGACTGCAGAGGATTTAATTCAATCTATCCAATGTTTACCAGAGTAAAAAGAAAATTTAATTCTTTTTGAAGCTTTTATTCATTTTTTTTGAGTAACGTCTTAAGAAAGAAGCCTGTGTGAGAACGAGGTTCATTAATAATGTCTTCTGGGCTCCCGTAAGCAATTACTTCACCGCCATCGTTTCCACCTTCTGGCCCAAAATCTATAATCCAGTCAGCAGTTTTTATAACATCCAGGTTATGTTCAATAACAACAACAGAGTTTCCTTGACTGGTTAATGAATGTAAGATTTCTAGTAATTTTGCTACATCATGAAAGTGTAGGCCCGTTGTTGGTTCATCAAGAATATAAAGCGTGCTTCCAGTTGCAGATCTTGATAATTCTTTAGCAAGTTTAACTCTTTGTGCTTCTCCACCAGATAATCTTGTGGCTTGTTGCCCAATTTTAATATAACCTAGCCCAACATCTTTTAATGTTTGTAACTTATTTCGTATTGCAGGAACAGATGAAAAAAAATCAAGACTTTCTTCTACAGACATAGACAGTACTTCAGAAATTGTTTTTCCTTTAAAAGTAATCTCTAAGGTTTCACGATTATAACGTTGTCCACCACAGGCATCACATGTAATATAGATATCAGGCAAAAAATGCATTTCAATTTTAGTGACGCCATCACCTTTGCAAATTTCACATCTCCCGCCTTTGATATTAAATGAAAAACGTCCTGCTTGATATCCACGTGCTTTAGCTTCTGGTAGATTGCTAAACCACTCTCGGATGGTTGTAAAGGCACCAACATAGGTTGCTGGATTAGAGCGAGGAGTTCGTCCAATAGGGGATTGATTAATTTCAATAACTTTATCAATCTTTTCGAGTCCTGTGATTTGATCGTAAATACCAGGAATATCTCGGCTGCCCATTACATGTCGTGAAGCTATTTTATAAAGAGTAGATATAAGAAAAGTAGATTTTCCACTTCCGGAAACACCAGTGATAGCAGTAAATAAACCAAGTGGAATAGAAGCGGTAACATTTTTTAAATTATTACTACGCGCTCCAACGATTTTTATTGTATGGCCTGGATCTGGTTTGCGGCGATCCTTTGGAACTTCAATAGTGATTTTTCGAGATAAATATTGTCCAGTAATAGAAGATACTTCCTCTATAATCGTTGAGGGAGAACCTGCTGCTACCACTTGACCTCCATTTATGCCGGCAGCCGGGCCTATATCAACAATATAATCGGCAGCAAGGATAGTATCCTCGTCATGCTCAACAACGATGACTGTATTTCCTATATCACGGAGATGCTTAAGAATTTTGATAAGACGCGCATTATCACGTTGATGAAGACCTATAGAAGGTTCATCAAGTACATAAAGAACTCCTGTTAATCCTGCACCTATTTGTGAAGCAAGACGTATACGTTGACTTTCTCCTCCTGAAAGCATTAAAGAACTGCGGGATAAGGTTAGATAATTGAGACCTATTTTATCAAGAAGGTTTAATCTGTTTTTAATTTCTTTAATAATAGAATCTGCAATGTCACATTGTTTTTTTGTTAATTTCTCTGTTAATGTGTCAAACCAAGACACAGCTTCTTTTATCGACATATTTGCTATTTCGCCAATATGTTTTTGGTCTATCTTTATTGCCAAAGCTTCTGGTTTCAAACGATAACCATTACATGAAGAGCAAGGAGCTGATGATGTGTAACGCTCAATTTCTTCTCGAATAGACTGAGAATCAGTTTCTTTTTTACGACGTTCTAATAAAGGGATAATCCCTTCAAATTTTTTTCTAGTTGTATACGAACCTTCTTCATCAATATAATTAAACGGGATCTTTTCGGATGTTCCATAGAGGAGATTTTTTTGAATTTTTTCTGGAAGATCACGCCATTTACTCTCAATCTTGAAATTGAGAGCTTTTCCAAGTGAATCTAGAGTTTGTTGGTAATACAATGACGATTGAGGCCAAGCTGCAATAGCTCCTTTATTCAATGGTAATTCCGGATCTGGGATAACAAGAGTTTCTTCTATTTTTTGGTGCTTCCCTAAACCATCGCAATCATTGCATGCTCCAGCTGGATTATTAAAAGAAAAAAGACGTGGTTCTATCTCTGGAATATTAAAACCGGAAAGAGGGCAAGAAAATCTTTCGGAGAAAAGAATAGATTGGTTTTTTTTGTTATTAATTTGATCATAAGACGATTTGTTGTCAATAAACTCGACAACAGCCAAACCATGACTCAAACGTAAACAGGTTTCGAGGCTATCCGCTAATCGGACTTTAATATTTTCATGAATAACGATACGATCTATGACTACGTCTATGTCATGCTTGTATTTTTTATCAAGAGAGGGAACGTTGTCAATTTGGTAAAATTGTTCGTCAATTTTAACACGTTGGAATCCCTTTTTAGATAATTCTGAGAGTTCTTTTTTATATTCTCCTTTTCGGTTACGTATTATAGGTGCAAGTATATAAATACGCGTTCCATGGTCTAGTGACAGGATACGGTCAGTCATTTGACTAACGGTTTGGCTTTCTATAGGAAGTCCGGTGGCAGGTGAATAAGCTATGCCTATACGAGCAAAAAGTAATCGCATGTAATCATAGATTTCAGTTGTCGTACCAACAGTAGAACGTGGATTGTGTGAAGTATTTTTTTGGTCTATAGAAATGGCTGGAGATAAACCATCAATACGGTCAACGTCTGGTTTTTTTACTATCTCTAAAAATTGTCGGGCATATGTAGAAAGGCTTTCGACATAGCGTCTTTGCCCTTCAGCATAGATTGTATCAAAGGCTAAAGAAGACTTCCCTGATCCAGAAAGGCCGGTGATAACAATAAGTTTATTGCGTGGCAAATTGAGATTAATATTTTTCAGGTTATGTTCACGGGCACCGCGAATAGAAATAGTTTTTATCTGGCTCATAAAGGAAATTGTTTCAAATGTAATATTATTGTTAATGTTAAGTAATATGAAGTTGATTCAATAAATATATAGAGTTGAGATTAAGACTAATGATACATATATCATAGATTAGCAAAAGATATGAGATTGTAATAGAGTAATATTCATTGAATATGATATTATAGAATAGTACGTAGTTGTAAATAGGATTTATGAGATGTCAGGTAGTATAAATAAAGTTATTATTATAGGCAATCTTGGTGCAGATCCTGAAATACGGCGCACGCAAGACGGACGGATGATAGTGAGTATTCGTATTGCTACCTCAGAGACTTGGCGAGATCGTAATACAAATGAACGTCGTGAAAAAACAGAATGGCATAATGTCGTTATTTTTAATGAAGGTTTGTGTAAGATTGCCGAGCAATATTTAACTAAGGGTTCTAAAGTATATATTGAGGGTCAACTGCAAACTAGAAAATGGAAAGATCAAAATGGCAATGATCGTTATACCACTGAGATTGTATTGCAGGGATTTAATTCAACTCTTACTATGCTTGATACACGAGGGGAAAATAATAACTTTAATAAAAATCGTAGTTCAGGATATATGAAAAGTAATGATGAATTTGGAGAAAATTCTGTTAATGGAGGCAGTACGTTGGATCGTGAAGGAAGAGACGATATTTTTTCGAATGAACTTGACGACGAGATACCATTTTAGTAGTTTAAAATATTAATTTTAGTATACCAGTTCTTTAATATTATTTGTATCAAAAATACTCTTTTATAGTTTTCTGGTTTATTATATTGGAGTTTTGGTATAATGTTTTTTATTGTTATCTATATATTCGGATGTATATAGATGTTTTATTTTAGTTTGATTAATGACATCTTAGTCAAGCATTCTGCAAATTATGATAATTTTTCTATAAAATCTAAAGATCGTGAAATCCATTGACTGAAAGAAGTATACTCGGTGGTGAGAAATATCCACAAGGCATTTATCCTGTATCAATAATAGAAGAAATGCAACGATCATACCTTGATTATGCTATGAGTGTGATTGTGTCTCGTGCATTGCCTGACGTGCGTGATGGTTTGAAACCTGTGCATCGTCGTATACTCTATGGCATGATGCAGTTAGGGATAGATTGGAATAAAAAATATGTAAAGTGTGCACGAGTTACTGGCGATGTAATGGGTAAATACCATCCACATGGTAACGTTCCTATTTATGATGCTTTGGCTCGTATGGCCCAGGATTGGTCTCTGCGATTACCTTTGATTGATGGACAAGGTAATTTTGGATCAGTAGATGGAGATCCCCCGGCAGCTGAACGTTATACTGAGTGCCGTTTACAAAAGTCAGCACATTTTTTGCTAGAAGATCTTGATAAGGATACGGTTGATTTTAGGGCAAATTATGATGGCTCCCTTCAGGAGCCCATTGTTCTTTCTGCGAAATTTCCAAATCTGCTTGTCAATGGAGCTGGCGGTATTGCTGTGGGTATGGCCACCAATATTCCTCCTCATAATATAGGCGAAATTATTGATGGTTGTATTGCAATTCTTTCTAATCCTGAGATTGATTTAATTGATTTGATGCGTATTATTCCTGGACCAGATTTTCCTACAGGAGGTATAATTTTAGGTCGTTATGGAACGAAGCTTGCTTATGAAACCGGACGGGGTTCAATTATGATGCGAGGGCGTTCTCACGTAGAGAAAATGAGAGGAGATCGGGAACAAATAGTTATCACAGAAATTCCGTATCAAGTTAATAAAGCAGCGATGATTGAGAAGATAGCTGAGTTGGTTCGGGATAAACGCATTCAGGGAATCTCTGATCTTCGAGATGAATCAAATCGGCAAGGATATCGAGTTGTAATTGAGTTAAAGCGTGATTCTAGTTCTGATGTTGTTCTTAACCAATTATACCGCTATACTCCTCTTCAAACATCATTTAGTGCTAATATGGTGGCTTTAAGTGGTGGAAAACCTGAACAGCTCACTCTTATAAAGATGTTGAAAGCTTTTCTTGTTTTCCGCGAAGAAGTTGTTAGTAGACGTACAAAATATCTCTTGTATAAGGCGCGTGAACGAGCGCACATCTTGGTTGGTCTTTCTATAGCAGTCGCTAATATTGATGTTATCATTGGCATTATTCGCCAGGCTCCTAATCCGGATTCTGCACGTAAAGAGCTTTTGAATAGAAGTTGGTTTGCAGAAGATATTGAAAGTTTAATTAGATTAATTGATGATCCACGCCATTTTGTTAATGAAGATGGTTTGTATTATCTGTCAGAAGAGCAAGCAAAAGCTATTCTTGAACTCCGTTTGGCAAGACTTACTCATCTTGGACGTGATGAAATTAAAGAAGAATTGAATGAACTTAGCAAAGAAATTAAGAATTGTTTGGATATTTTATCGTCACAATCGCGTATACAAGGTATTATAAAGGATGAGCTTCTTCAGATTCGAGATGTACTAGGTACTCCACGTCGTACAGAGATTATCAATGATACTCCTGATATGGATGATGAAGATCTTATTGCACGTGAAGACATGGTTGTAACTGTTTCTCATTTAGGATACGTTAAGCGGGTTCCTCTTTCTGCATATCGTGCACAGCGTCGTGGTGGTAAAGGGCGCTCTGGTATGGCAACGCGCGATGAAGATTTTGTAACGCGTTTGTTCATAGCCAATACACATACTCCTGTATTGTTTTTTTCATCTTTAGGAGTTGTTTATAAAGAAAAGGTTTGGCGTTTACCAGTAGGTATGCCACAGTCTCGTGGCAAGGCTTTAATTAACATTCTGCCTTTGAAACAAGGTGAACGTATGACAACAATTATGCCTTTACCAGAAGATGAAGCAAGTTGGGTAAATCTTGATGTTATGTTTTCCACTACACCTGGTACTGTTCGGCGAAATAAATTATCTGATTTTGTGCATGTGAACCGTAATGGTAAGATTGCAATGAAATTGGAGGAAAATGATGAGATTGTTTCAGTAGAAACTTGTACTGAGGACCATGATGTTTTGCTAACAACAGAATTTGGTCAGTGTATTCGATTCCCAGTTTCTAATGTGCGTGTATTTTCTGGACGGAATTCAGTAGGAGTAAGGGGTATTTCATTAGCTGAAGGTGACCGTGTTATCTCTATGGCTATCATTTCTCATGTGGATTCTGAACCTTGGGAGCGTAGTGCTTATTTAAAACGTGTAGCAGCTGAGCGTCGTTCTTCTATCAGTGAAGTTGAAGAAAGTGATTTTATCAACAATGATGAAATAACTGAAGGGAATATTCTTTCTGAAGAGCGTTATAATCAATTAAAACTAAGTGAACAATTTATTTTAACTATTTCAGAAAAAGGTTTTGGTAAAAGATCATCTTCTTATGATTTTCGTATCTCTGGGCGTGGAGGAAAAGGTATACGTGTTACTGATTTTTCAAAGACAGAAGAAATTGGAGCATTGGTTGCAGCGTTTCCTGTGAAAGAGAAGGATCAGATTATGTTGGTTTCTAATGGAGGTCAGCTTATTCGTGTTCCTGTAGAAGGTATTAGAGTTTCTAGCCGTGCAACGAAAGGTGTCATGATCTTCTTTACTGCAAAGGATGAAAAGGTAGTTTCAGTTGAATGTATTAACGAGTCAGAATCTGGATTGGCTGAAAGTGATGATTCTGAAACAGAATGTTCAGAATAAACAGTCTTAAATTATACACTATATCATTTCTTTTTATCTTTTTAGAGTATTTATTTTATGTATATGTTAGAACACTTAAAGTATTAATCCACAGTAATGACCGTTTGATACTATAATTGTTTTGCGATTGTTTCTTAATAAGAAGTATATAGTACCATATAATCGTTTAACCTTTTCACTTTCATTGCTTTTATAAATTTTTTACTTGGTGAAATGTTTCTTTATTTACCAAAAATTGCTCTTTTGGAGAGTAAGATTGTTTATATGATATAAAAGTTGCAGTCATTAACCAGCATAAAATCACTGACCATGTAAGATTTATAATCGTTGTTTTTTTAATCATGAGTTGTTTCCTTTAATGTTTTTTATTATAAATGAATCATAACATTAGAGATATAATCATTTTCAAGATGAAAGGATCTTGAACAAAGAATTCATCTTCTATTCATCTTTTAGAGAATTAAAGCTTTAAAAGGAAAACCCTTAAAGGTAATCTAAAGAGGAGCATTTGAATTTTTGATAGAGAAAGCAATTTATACAGGATCTTTTGATCCATTTACAAATGGCCATATGGATGTACTTATACAAGCACTTTCTTTTGTTAAACATGTAGTTGTTGGCATAGGGTTGAATTCTTCTAAAAGTAGTTTTCTTACGTTCGAAGAACGTTCAGAATTAATTATGCAAGCTCTTGATGAAGTAATTTCTGATTCTTTTTCAAGAGTTTCTGTGATGTCATTTAAAGGATTGGCTATTGAAGCAGCAAAAACTGTGGAAGCAAAAGTTATAGTCCGTGGTTTGCGAGATAATACTGATTTTGATTATGAAATGCATATGGCCAGTGTGAATAATTGCCTTTCACCAGATATTCAAACAATTTTCTTGCCTGCTGGAAAATTGTCGCGACATATAACATCTAATGTAGTGCGTCAGATCATTAAAATGGGTGGTAATATCACTGCTTTTACACCACGTCCTGTAGCTTTTGCTCTAGCTGCCAAGTATAAATTAATCTGAATATGTGTATCATGGAGCTAAATTAGATAATCATTGACAAATGATTAAATATACTTCAGTTTCAAACCTTTTCCAGTTGATACCTTTCTTAAAGAGTTGATAGATATTGCGTTTAGTACACGTAAAAGATAGCGATGATTATCAAATAAGGAAAACTTCTAGAATCCATAATAGCTGTGAAGAGGATCTTTGTATCTTTGCTTGCTCATCGTTTCTAAGATAAAATCTGGAGCAGGAGAACACTTCACTTCCATTAGAGCATTAATTAACAGTCTTGGGGTTTTTATAAGTTCAAGAGGTAAAATAGTTCCCCACTGTAATTCTGTGAGACGTCTGGCTATTGCTCCTATAGAAAAAGCTACAGGATAAATCTTTTCTCTTAAGGCTTCAGAAAGAGTATATGAATATGTCTCAGGACATATGGATGAAAAGAAAACGAAATCCGCCTTTGCTCTTTTTATAAGATGAGATAAATTTTCCTTTAAATAAGGACCAGTTATAGAAACATTCCCAAGTTTTAAAAATTTTTCATCTCTGTCTGTATGCCCAATGATTGAAAAAAAGATTGGCAGCTTATCTCTTGCTGCGATTTTGGCACATTGAAGAAGAATTTTAGAACCCTTATGCGGACCAATTGCACCAATAATAAGTATATTTAAATTTTTTGTTTCAGTTTTTTTATTATTTAAAAAAGGTATCGTTTTTTTTGTGATCGTATCTTCATCATATAAATTTATGAAGGGATGTTCTTTAACCGTAAAATCTAAGTCTCTGAAATATCTCTTTAATCGTTGAGAGACATCAAGATCAGGAACGAAACGAACTCTTGCCCCTTTCAGCACTCTATGATGTTTTTCTCTCCATTCCCAAACAGGAGGTTTACCAAAATGAGATCCAAGGAGATCAATGCATGATTGACATGAAGAGATATCTGGCTCTCCACAGTATACCTCTTTATCAGTCATATTTATACGAGGACAAACAGTATAGTAATCGTGAATGGTTACATCATATGTAATTTTTAATCTCTCACAAACTAATCGTAAGAAATCACCAATATTGTCAGGAAAACTTATAAAATGATGAATATGTATATGAAATATTTTCAGTTTTTTTAATACTTTAGAAAACCCTTCTAGATCTCGAGATAGTTTAAAACATCCTAAATTTGGTATGTGTTGTACGTGCGGATCCCAGATAAAAAAAGAATCATGTTGTGTTTTATCATTTCTAAGAAAAAATACGGGTATACTTGCTTCTTCAAGAATAGCTGCCAGGTCATTAGTGTGCCGTTCAGTTCCACCTCCCCAATTATGGGAAATCATTAAAATAGCACCTTGATTACGAATGCGCTTTGTTACTCGTGCTACGTCTAAAGCTTCTCTATATGGGTAAATTGGATCTCTTTTTATGAATTTGTTAATTTTACGGATATAGTCTGGGTGCAACTTCTCAACAATTTTAATAGCTTTATTTATCCTTTCAGGCTTACTATCTTTAAATGAAGTAGCACCATGATGTTTGACAAAAACGCTAGGGAGGAAAATATTATGCCATCCTGCTTTTTCTATTTTACAACAAAGATCATTTTCTTCTCCATAACCTTTATTAAAATTTTTCTCGTCAAATAAACCCACACTATCTAAACATTCTCTGCGTATGTATAAACAAAATCCTACTCCTGTTGGGGTGATTATTGATGATTTGCGATTTACTTTACGGGCAAGCAAATCCAGGTCTTTATCTGATATCTCAAGTATTATATCATTATCCTTATTATAGGGATAACTAAATATTCCTGCATTATTGGTAAGAGGGGTTGCCGTTCCTATCCGTGGGGACATAAGAACAGCGTCACGTATATGATCTAACCAATCATTGTATACTTCAGTATCAGAATTAAGAAGAACGACATCACGATTAGGGTGTATGCTCATTCCTAAATTACAAGCCCCGGGAAAACCCATGTTGTGCTTTGTTATATACACTTCGATAAGACCACGTGCATGAAGTTGATAAATCTCATTTCGTAATCTTTTTTCAGGGATGTGATCATCTATAACAATTAAGTTATAAGCTGTTTTTTGTGGTGCCTTAAGTACAGTATATATGCATTTTAAGGTTTCATAGTAGCCTCTATAAACAGGGATAATAATATCTACTATTTGTTTTTTTGTTGAACGTATTTTTTTAATATCTCTAAGCTTTAACAAAAAAGAAACTTTATCATCTAAATCGTAAAGGTAATCCGGAGAGATAATTGATTTCTGTAGGGTATTCATTTTGTTCTTTAACCTTGCCTTGCTTGTTGATGATGACCTTTCTTTTTTATTGTTGTAATTTTCTTTATTTTTGCATCAAATTATCTGATACATCAATTGATGTTCTCGAAGAGAAATTCTCATGAGATGAAAGAATTTCCTCATGTTTTTCAAGAATTTCTTTTTGGAGAATTAAACGATTAGCGAAAATAGATAACCGATTCTCCATCTGATTAAACCGGTCATCGTAATTATTATATAGGTTTAGTAGGTTATCGATATTTTTTGTAAAAGCCTTGTATTTTTTAAAACGAGAATAAAGCCTTGAGAATAACTTTTTTATTTTTCTAGCCAAAAAATAAATCAAAATACA
Proteins encoded:
- the glnA gene encoding type I glutamate--ammonia ligase, which codes for MTYSASDLINQIKENDVKFLDLRFTDMKGKFHHITLDTSIIDEELLCNGIVFDASSILGWKDINQSDMLLKPDIKTKHLDPFFAQSTMGIICDVYDPSSNTPYNRDPRYIAKKAEDYLKNTGIGDVFFVGPEVEFFVFDTIKYNVTPYSSVFKINSSELPIDIDDDSSRENSGHRPTLKGGYVPLFPQDSLHDMRSEMLTSMKKMGLCVEKHHHEVSPAQHELGLKFDTLLCTGDHVQIYKYIVHQVSNCYCKTATFMPKPISSTNGSGMHINMSIWKKDQPVFVGNQECGLSETCLYFIGGIIKHAKALNAFANPSTNSYKRLVSGYEAPVQLVYSTHNRSAACRIPFATHSKTKRIEIRFADPSANLYLTAAAMLMAGLDGIKNKIHPGKPIDRNIYNMPPDEIKNIPRVCNSLREALESLNNDREFLKKGNVFDDDQIDSFIELKMEEVIRLEMTPHPLEFEMYYSS
- a CDS encoding bifunctional ADP-dependent NAD(P)H-hydrate dehydratase/NAD(P)H-hydrate epimerase — its product is MLKAEQLAARVCDIDSWTLMQKAGQAVAESALRLFPEACRYVIFCGPGGNGGDGYITAKILFEHGMPVVVYRLGHDKLSDDCKHARSICPVTPLPLDQWYPVPGDVVIDALFGGGLSRDMPTEAVNVVRLTLSYKIPVISVDFPSGVCGETGKIRGFSFRASYSITFMTRKSGHVLLPGRDLCGVIEIVNIGIPHRFLLSAWQGIRENTPSLWKDVMPKLRPDIHKYQRGYLGVFSGKESSSGAGRLAAQAGLKSGAGVVTLAVPSSALNINASSLTAVMLRVIDTEDNLNVWLSDQRRLSAFVLGPGFGDLEKARRFVALLSLYPLVLDADGITAFQNCPELLFSYFNKQTTRLVMTPHEGEFSRIFPDIAASSQGKIDKAKAAAIRSGAVIVYKGGDTVIAGPDGRVLINTNASSNLATAGSGDILSGIIGAHLATGVPAFEAAAAAVWRHGEAAYFAGKTMTAEDLIQSIQCLPE
- the uvrA gene encoding excinuclease ABC subunit UvrA; the encoded protein is MSQIKTISIRGAREHNLKNINLNLPRNKLIVITGLSGSGKSSLAFDTIYAEGQRRYVESLSTYARQFLEIVKKPDVDRIDGLSPAISIDQKNTSHNPRSTVGTTTEIYDYMRLLFARIGIAYSPATGLPIESQTVSQMTDRILSLDHGTRIYILAPIIRNRKGEYKKELSELSKKGFQRVKIDEQFYQIDNVPSLDKKYKHDIDVVIDRIVIHENIKVRLADSLETCLRLSHGLAVVEFIDNKSSYDQINNKKNQSILFSERFSCPLSGFNIPEIEPRLFSFNNPAGACNDCDGLGKHQKIEETLVIPDPELPLNKGAIAAWPQSSLYYQQTLDSLGKALNFKIESKWRDLPEKIQKNLLYGTSEKIPFNYIDEEGSYTTRKKFEGIIPLLERRKKETDSQSIREEIERYTSSAPCSSCNGYRLKPEALAIKIDQKHIGEIANMSIKEAVSWFDTLTEKLTKKQCDIADSIIKEIKNRLNLLDKIGLNYLTLSRSSLMLSGGESQRIRLASQIGAGLTGVLYVLDEPSIGLHQRDNARLIKILKHLRDIGNTVIVVEHDEDTILAADYIVDIGPAAGINGGQVVAAGSPSTIIEEVSSITGQYLSRKITIEVPKDRRKPDPGHTIKIVGARSNNLKNVTASIPLGLFTAITGVSGSGKSTFLISTLYKIASRHVMGSRDIPGIYDQITGLEKIDKVIEINQSPIGRTPRSNPATYVGAFTTIREWFSNLPEAKARGYQAGRFSFNIKGGRCEICKGDGVTKIEMHFLPDIYITCDACGGQRYNRETLEITFKGKTISEVLSMSVEESLDFFSSVPAIRNKLQTLKDVGLGYIKIGQQATRLSGGEAQRVKLAKELSRSATGSTLYILDEPTTGLHFHDVAKLLEILHSLTSQGNSVVVIEHNLDVIKTADWIIDFGPEGGNDGGEVIAYGSPEDIINEPRSHTGFFLKTLLKKNE
- a CDS encoding single-stranded DNA-binding protein, producing the protein MSGSINKVIIIGNLGADPEIRRTQDGRMIVSIRIATSETWRDRNTNERREKTEWHNVVIFNEGLCKIAEQYLTKGSKVYIEGQLQTRKWKDQNGNDRYTTEIVLQGFNSTLTMLDTRGENNNFNKNRSSGYMKSNDEFGENSVNGGSTLDREGRDDIFSNELDDEIPF